From Qipengyuania psychrotolerans:
CACCATTTGGCGTAGCCGAGTGATCTGGCACTTTGCCCCCGAACGACTCTGTACGAGGTCACGCTTGATACACAGGTTCCCATCTTTCGATGGCTCCATATAAAAACCGCGGTTGAAGCTGCGCGGGCTGCAGCCCTTTTCAAGCTCTGCAGACAAGACCTGGCGGTTCTTGAGGAACAACATCAGGCGGTCACCGCTGGCGGCAACTCCGCCGATCCGACTGGCATCGATGCATTTCCCGAATGAACGCTCAACCAGCCGCGCCGGCTCTGTATCGCGGGTTTCGGCCATCATGCTTTGCCTGACAGGGCCGCGCGCGGGAGAGACGCGCAAGATAACCCGCCCTTCGATCCGGACCTGTCGTTCGATTGCGGGCCCTACGCCCTCAAACAGCGGAGCCCATCCAGGCGCGTCGCTTGAAAGCGGCAGAGGCGAGACGCCGCGATTGTTGTCGCGAGACTGCTGCGCAACCTGCGCTTCACAGATCCCGTCCGCCTTGGGCAATGCATTCTCCTGGCCGCCATGAGACAACAGGAGCGCAATCGGCGCAGTCAGGGCGAACAGGCTGAACATCGGGGCTTTTTCAAGTTCCTCGTATTCGCGCCGAAGGAATTCAGCGCGTGTTTGTTGCACTGCCTCCCGACAATTGAATATCGGCTTAATTGGATTGCGCCGGATAGCAAGAGGTGGCCATTTGCCTATCCAGTGTGGCATGGATGCATCGATGAATTCAGACCTTGGGAAATTCGCCAGTGAGGCGGCCGATCTGCTTGGGACACGCGGCTTCACCTGCGATCCCGAACTGCTTGATCCGTGGCTGACGGACTGGCGTGGACGCTATCATGGGAAAGCAGTTGGACTTGCCTCGCCTGTGAGCACTTCGGAAGTCGCTGCAATAGTGGAATTGTGCGGCGTGCACGGAATCCCCATCGTACCCCAAGGCGGAAACAGCGGCATGTCTGGCGGCGCGACACCCGACAGCAGCGGCGATGCGCTGATATTGTCGCTCCGGCGCATGAATGGGGTACGGCAACTCGATACGAGCGCCATGCAAGTGACCTGCGATGCCGGGGTCGTCCTGCAGACCCTGCACGAGGCAGCGGCGAAGCACCGCTTGCGCTTTCCGCTCACATTGGGCGGCAAGGGTTCTGCGACGATTGGCGGCCTCATATCCACCAATGCGGGTGGAACGCAGGTCCTTCGGCATGGCACGATGCGCGCGCAGGTACTCGGCCTCGAAGCGGTGATGGCGGATGGCTCGGTGCTCGATACGCTCACTCCGCTCAAGAAGGACAATCGCGGGTTCGATCTCAAGCAGCTGCTGATCGGGTCCGAGGGGACGCTGGGAATTGTCACAGCAGCCACCTTGCGCCTGCTTCCGGAGACCAGTGATCGCCTGGTTATTTGGGCCGGCCTGCCGAGCCTCCAGCACGCGCGGCGACTGCTCCTGCATTGCGACAAGATTGCCGGTGATGCTCTCGAAGGTTTCGAAGTTATGCCCGCGCACTGTCTGACGGCGGTGTTGGACCACTTGCCCGATGCCCGGTCGCCATTGGCGCAGCAGCACGAGTGGAATGTCTTGATCGAACTGGTAGCCGCCGGAAACGGTGAAGACCTGCAAGCTCTTGCCGAAAACATGCTCACCGAAGCGTCCGAACAGGAATTCCTCGATGACGCGGTGATCTCAGCGAACGAGGCGCAAGCCGATACCTTCTGGCTTCTGCGCGATTCCATTTCCGCAGCCGAGCGGGCAATCGGTCCGGCGATGCAGCACGATATTTCAGTCCCGGTGGCGAAAATGCCCGACTTTGTAGAGACATCCTCGCCCCAGATAGAGAAACGCTTTCCGGGTACCCAGGTCGCTGCGTTCGGCCATCTCGGAGACGGCAATGTACATTTCCACGTCCTTGCACCGAAGGGTGCCAAACGCGGCGAATGGGAACTTGCCGAGGGCAAGGACATCAGCGCCTTTGTCCATGACCTGGTGACACAATGGGGCGGATCGATCAGTGCCGAGCACGGGATTGGCCAGATGAAACGCGATGAATTGGGCCGTCTCGGCGATCCCGCGGCGCTCGCTATCATGCGTTCAGTCAAACAAGCGCTAGACCCGCGGGGATTACTCAATCCCGGCAAACTCGTGCCGCTTGCGAAAACGGACGTGACAGCTTAAGGCGCGCAGCCAAGGGCGCGTGCCGGTTCCCAGGGACCAAAGTGCCTTATCCCAAAACGACTAAATCGACTTCGGAGACAAGACATGGCGAGCGCGCCGCAGCAGCCTCAACTGCCCCTATTTTTCAACGACCTGATGCCCCTCAACAGCCGTGATCACGCGAACTACAAGTCGCGAACTCTCGAAACTGCTCCGTGGCTGGCGAAGGCTCACGCAATTCCCCTGACCGTGGACGAATTTGTCCAGGCCCAGCGCAATTTCCCCATCGTCTTCTCGACCGGTGAAAACCCGCTTCCGCTCGCTCTGATGGGCCTCAACGAAGGCTTCAACACCTTCGTCGATAAGGACGGCAAGGTTTCTGACCCCGTCTACATCCCGGCTTACATCCGCCGCTATCCTTTCATGCTGGCCAAGCTCCAGCAGGATACCGATCAGCTGTCGCTTTGCTTCGATCCGACCAGCGATGCGGTTGGCGAATTCGACGAAGGTCGCCCGCTGTTCGAAAATGGCGAAAGCAGTGAAGCAACCAAGCAGATCCTCGAATTCTGCCAGAACTTCGAAGCTGCTGCTCAGCGCACACAGGCATTCCTCCAGCAGATCAAGGAAGCCGACCTCCTCATGGACGGTGAAGTCACGATCCAGACCGATGGCGATGACAAGCCTTTCGTGTATCGCGGTTTTGGCATGATCAACCAGGAAAAGCTTCAGGCACTGTCCGACGAGAAGGTTGCTGAATTCAACAAGAGCGGCCTGATGATGCTGATCCACGCGCACATGTTCTCGCTCGACAACATGCGTACGATCTTCTCGCGTCAGATTCAGCAGGGCTGGAAACCAGCTCCGCTTGCGACTGATGGCGCAGCAAACGCATAATCCAATTATGCGCAGGGCAACTTTGACCCGGCACAAACTCGAATTTTCGTGGCCGGGAGCGGTTGGCGCTCTCGGCCACGTGCTTTTGTGCGCTTCGGCTTTGCTTTTTAGCGGTTTTGCCTCGTCAGCGTCTGCTGGCGAAACGCAAGCCACGTCGCTGGAAACCTTCCAGAAAAAAGAAGACCTGCTCTACCGGACCGGATTCCGATTATCCCGGAGCAATGCGGAGTTTTGCAGTCGCCGAGAAAACTCTCTGGGCATCCTTATTCATGATGCCAGAGCCTACTGGAACCCTGAGGCTATCCGCTCCATTTTCAATCTTTCGGGAGATATCGGCGTACAGTCAGTCGCAGAAGGCTCACCTGCTGAAGGCGCGGGGTTAGCTCAGAACGATACCCTTATCGCCGTGAACGGTGTCTTGTTGGCGGACTTGCCAGTGAAGACGAAGGACGACTGGACAAGAGCGACCGCGATCGGGTCTTTGCTGAAGGGTTCCGCTGCTCGCTCCAGCGTTAGTGTCTCATGGATCGCGGGCAGCGGTGAATTCGTCAGCGCAAATATCGAACCTTTGCCCGTTTGCCTTTCAAGCTTCGAGTTGCTCAGTGGGAATGACGATGCAGCGGCCGATGGAACCCGCGTGCTCGTCGGAGAGAGATTGCCGGCCTTCGACTATCCCATCGACGAGTTCGCTGCCGTTCTTGCTCACGAGATGGCACACAACATTCTTGGTCATCTGGAGATGCGCGAGACAAAGAAGAATCGCCAATCAATAGTGCGCCAGACGGAACGTGAAGCTGATCGCCTGATGCCATGGTTGCTTGCCAATGCGGGCTATGATCCAACAGCGGCGGTCCGCATGATGGAGCGTTGGGGTCCGCGGCATGCCGGCGGCCTGTTCCGCAAGCGAACGCATGATGGATGGGATGAGCGCAGAGACATCATCGAAGCTGAAGTTTCACTGATCCAGAAATCGAGGACTATGCGCCCTGATCGCTCTGCCGACTGGTTGACACAATTCAATCTTGAGCTAGCGCGCTGATAGCATAAGGCCGACCGTTGTCAGAGATTGGCGAGTGCTTCCCCTATTGCGGGGGTACGATCTTTCGCGCTCGCAAGATATTCAAAATATTCGGAGAATTCTGTGCCAAGCATTACCCCTGTCGTTCTGTGTGGAGGTAGCGGGACTCGTCTTTGGCCACGCAGCCGTGCGACCAAGCCCAAACCGTTTATCCCGTTGCTGGGAAAGACGACGCTCTATCAGGAGACTCTACGCCGGTGCTCGGACCGGACGATTTTCACGAGACCGGTAGTCGTGGTGGGGGAACAACATCTTGAACATGCTGTACCGCAAGCGGGCAGCGTCGCACCCGATGCGCAGTTCATAGTCGAACCCGTGGGGCGCAACACTGCGCCCGCAATCGCGCTGGCTGCTCTTACGCTAGATCCGGACGCGATAATGCTGGTTTGCCCAAGCGATCATCATATTCTTGATACCGAGGCATTCAAGCGCGCGGCACAGGCCGCCGCCAAACTTGCCAGTGATGACTGGCTGGTGGCGTTTGGCATTTTAGCCACCGCACCGGAGACGGGCTACGGATATCTTCACCGTGGGGATAGGATCGGCGAAGGCTTTAATATCCAAAGCTTCGTCGAGAAGCCTGATCTACCAACTGCGATCGGATTCCTCGAGGACGGAAGTTATGCTTGGAACGGGGGCATCTTCGTTTTCAAAGCTGGCCGTTTTCTCGAAGAGCTGGCGCTGCATCGGCCCGAAATGGCCCGTGACACAGAACATGCCTACAAGACGGGGCTGAAAACCGACGGGGCTCTTCGACCGGAAGCGAACAGCTTTGCTGCAATCAAAGGTGAATCGGTGGACTATGCTGTTATGGAAAACACCCGAAGGGCAGCAATGGTAGATGCCTCGATGGGTTGGTCAGACATCGGCAATTGGGATGCGCTTCTTCACGAGCGCGAAAAGGACGAAAATGGCAATGTAATCATGGGACCGGGCGAGGTTATCGGCGCGTCAGGAAGCATGATCGATAGTGACGGACCCCACGTCACAATCTTGGGTGCAGACAACCTGGTGGTCGTGGTCGATGGTAACGACGTGCTCGTCACTGCTCGCAGCGCCGTCCAGCGCGTAGGCGAAGTCAGCCGTTGCAAAAAGAAATGATCCGCAAACTACCCCGCTCTTTCGTCGACAAGGTCTGGGGCGTTGAGCGACTACCGGCCCCCTTACCTCACCCGGCAGATGGGAAAATTGGCGAAGTTTGGTTCGAGCCTCCGCCCGAAGTCAGCCAACTGCTCGTAAAATATATCTTCGCCAGCGAACGGTTGTCGGTCCAATGCCACCCCAATGACCGCCAGGCAGAAGCTATGGGCTTGGGAAAGTGCGGTAAAAGTGAATGCTGGGTAATTCTGGACGCCGATCCTGGCGCAACCATCGCGATCGGGTTCCACGAGGAAATAACGTCCGAACAAATGCGGCGAGCAGCCGTGGACGGTTCCATCGTCGACATGCTGGAATGGCACGAAGTACGTGCAGGGGACGCGTTTTATATTCCTGCCGGCACAGTGCATGCAATTGGAGGCGGCGTCAGTCTGATCGAAGTGCAGCAAAACAGCGATGTGACCTTTCGCCTCTTTGACTACGGGCGCCAGCGTGAACTGCATCTCGACCGCAGCGTCGAAGTCGCGCTTACCGGTCCCTACAACAACGGCCACCGTAGCAAGATAGATGGGGACCAAGGCGTGCTCGTCGAGAGTCCGTATTTCGATTTACGGTTCTGGCGCGCTGGTAGTCTGGCCCCATTTCCCACCCTCCGTAAAGGACCGGCCCTGGTAATTCCATTTTCCGGCGAATTCGATGTGCAAGGCGAGAAGCTGGCACCGGGGGAATGCGCAATCCACACTGGACTTTCGGCAGATGCCATTTCTGGTGACGGAGTGCTGCTGATTGCAACGCCGGTAAACGAGGATTAAGTTCGCCGGCAGCTCTGGCCAATTAGATCAAAGCGGTCGCGCCGGCTCGAAATCAAAGCGATGCAATTACGCGTTTGATCTGGCTTATTTTCTGATCGGAGTGCGTAAGTCATTTGGAGTGAGGACCTTCGGTCAGCATTTAGACCGCGCGTCCGAACTCAATTCGAATTACTTGCTCTACTCCGCGGCTATCCCGACATCCGACAGGCACGACAGCCCGCTTAGAATCGCCCCGGAGATAAGTTTCGAAACATTCTCTCTACGACTAGTTGGCCGGTCCAGATCGGCATCGAGATAGGTTGTCCTGCACACTTCGATTTGTACTGCATGGATGTTTCGGCGCGGTCGGCCGTGACGATCAAGCGTATAGCATCCGGAATAAGGTCGATTTTGTGAGACACCACGCCCGTTCGATCGAAGATTACTCGTGATCCGGTAGCTTAGTTTGCTGTCACACGAAGTGCCGAACCGATCCCCAACTACGAAATCGATCGCAACAGTGGCTTGATCCGCGCGCGCTAGA
This genomic window contains:
- a CDS encoding FAD-binding oxidoreductase translates to MDASMNSDLGKFASEAADLLGTRGFTCDPELLDPWLTDWRGRYHGKAVGLASPVSTSEVAAIVELCGVHGIPIVPQGGNSGMSGGATPDSSGDALILSLRRMNGVRQLDTSAMQVTCDAGVVLQTLHEAAAKHRLRFPLTLGGKGSATIGGLISTNAGGTQVLRHGTMRAQVLGLEAVMADGSVLDTLTPLKKDNRGFDLKQLLIGSEGTLGIVTAATLRLLPETSDRLVIWAGLPSLQHARRLLLHCDKIAGDALEGFEVMPAHCLTAVLDHLPDARSPLAQQHEWNVLIELVAAGNGEDLQALAENMLTEASEQEFLDDAVISANEAQADTFWLLRDSISAAERAIGPAMQHDISVPVAKMPDFVETSSPQIEKRFPGTQVAAFGHLGDGNVHFHVLAPKGAKRGEWELAEGKDISAFVHDLVTQWGGSISAEHGIGQMKRDELGRLGDPAALAIMRSVKQALDPRGLLNPGKLVPLAKTDVTA
- a CDS encoding SapC family protein — translated: MASAPQQPQLPLFFNDLMPLNSRDHANYKSRTLETAPWLAKAHAIPLTVDEFVQAQRNFPIVFSTGENPLPLALMGLNEGFNTFVDKDGKVSDPVYIPAYIRRYPFMLAKLQQDTDQLSLCFDPTSDAVGEFDEGRPLFENGESSEATKQILEFCQNFEAAAQRTQAFLQQIKEADLLMDGEVTIQTDGDDKPFVYRGFGMINQEKLQALSDEKVAEFNKSGLMMLIHAHMFSLDNMRTIFSRQIQQGWKPAPLATDGAANA
- a CDS encoding M48 family metallopeptidase, with the protein product MAQQTHNPIMRRATLTRHKLEFSWPGAVGALGHVLLCASALLFSGFASSASAGETQATSLETFQKKEDLLYRTGFRLSRSNAEFCSRRENSLGILIHDARAYWNPEAIRSIFNLSGDIGVQSVAEGSPAEGAGLAQNDTLIAVNGVLLADLPVKTKDDWTRATAIGSLLKGSAARSSVSVSWIAGSGEFVSANIEPLPVCLSSFELLSGNDDAAADGTRVLVGERLPAFDYPIDEFAAVLAHEMAHNILGHLEMRETKKNRQSIVRQTEREADRLMPWLLANAGYDPTAAVRMMERWGPRHAGGLFRKRTHDGWDERRDIIEAEVSLIQKSRTMRPDRSADWLTQFNLELAR
- a CDS encoding mannose-1-phosphate guanylyltransferase, producing the protein MPSITPVVLCGGSGTRLWPRSRATKPKPFIPLLGKTTLYQETLRRCSDRTIFTRPVVVVGEQHLEHAVPQAGSVAPDAQFIVEPVGRNTAPAIALAALTLDPDAIMLVCPSDHHILDTEAFKRAAQAAAKLASDDWLVAFGILATAPETGYGYLHRGDRIGEGFNIQSFVEKPDLPTAIGFLEDGSYAWNGGIFVFKAGRFLEELALHRPEMARDTEHAYKTGLKTDGALRPEANSFAAIKGESVDYAVMENTRRAAMVDASMGWSDIGNWDALLHEREKDENGNVIMGPGEVIGASGSMIDSDGPHVTILGADNLVVVVDGNDVLVTARSAVQRVGEVSRCKKK
- a CDS encoding class I mannose-6-phosphate isomerase; the protein is MIRKLPRSFVDKVWGVERLPAPLPHPADGKIGEVWFEPPPEVSQLLVKYIFASERLSVQCHPNDRQAEAMGLGKCGKSECWVILDADPGATIAIGFHEEITSEQMRRAAVDGSIVDMLEWHEVRAGDAFYIPAGTVHAIGGGVSLIEVQQNSDVTFRLFDYGRQRELHLDRSVEVALTGPYNNGHRSKIDGDQGVLVESPYFDLRFWRAGSLAPFPTLRKGPALVIPFSGEFDVQGEKLAPGECAIHTGLSADAISGDGVLLIATPVNED